From a region of the Torulaspora globosa chromosome 7, complete sequence genome:
- the ATP19 gene encoding F1F0 ATP synthase subunit k (ancestral locus Anc_3.128) yields the protein MGAGYQILGRHVPSHHLALGTLGLVALIVVPNPFAAKKPKSVNFGAGSKEEEQFIENYLAKHTEAAEKH from the coding sequence ATGGGAGCCGGTTATCAAATCTTGGGTAGACATGTTCCATCTCACCATCTGGCTTTAGGTACTTTGGGCCTAGTCGCCTTAATTGTTGTTCCAAACCCATTTGCTGCTAAGAAGCCAAAGAGCGTCAACTTTGGTGCTGGCtcgaaggaagaagagcaattcatcgaaaattATCTAGCCAAGCATACCGAAGCTGCAGAGAAACActga